Proteins encoded by one window of Vidua chalybeata isolate OUT-0048 chromosome 8, bVidCha1 merged haplotype, whole genome shotgun sequence:
- the LOC128791819 gene encoding C-type lectin domain family 2 member B-like — protein sequence MAALELGGGSRPGATRGKWFSSHPVLVALLILLLLVLVLALGVALAVQSAPQVPLTPATPLLVLGCPRGWVGYNGVCYYLSKDYGTWEQGQERCSELGASLAILKDEEMDLLFRLRGNVDYWLGLRRRGERLHWGDGSSYSSSVPVLGNSECVYLADRKFRSEMCSNERPYVCSKAQAPL from the exons ATGGCGGCGCTGGAGCTCGGAGGCGGCTCCCGCCCAGGAGCGACCCGCG GTAAATGGTTCAGCTCCCATCCCGTGCTCGTGGCGCTGCTgattctgctgctcctggtgctggtgctggcttTGGGGGTGGCCTTGGCTGTGCAGTCAG CACCACAGGTTCCACTTACACCTGCGACTCCGCTGTTGGTTCTGGGCTGTCCCCGTGGCTGGGTTGGGTACAATGGAGTCTGCTACTACTTGTCAAAGGATTACGGCACCTGGGAGCAGGGTCAGGAACGGTGCTCCGAGCTCGGGGCCTCCCTGGCCATTCTCAAGGATGAGGAAATG GATTTGCTCTTCCGCCTCCGCGGGAACGTCGATTACTGGCTCGGGCTGCGCAGACGGGGCGAGCGCCTGCACTGGGGGGACGGCAGCAGCTACAGCTCCTC GGTTCCTGTCCTGGGCAATTCCGAGTGTGTGTACCTGGCTGACCGTAAATTCAGGAGTGAGATGTGCTCAAATGAGCGGCCGTATGTCTGCAGCAAGGCCCAAGCTCCCCTGTAA